The nucleotide sequence GCATAGCAGCCTGTGACATTGCAACAGCAGACCAAGCGCACATTTGGAATGGCACAAATCTATCTGGACCTAATCTTTTGGAAATCAACTGAGATGGTAATTCGGCGACAAAGAAAGACACATAGAAGATTTGATTACCCACATTGTAATCGTTTGTGTTCATATGCATATCTTTTAGTAGATTATCGGCAACAGCTTGAGCCAAGTTACCACGATCCAACTGAAGAGCcacgaaaagaaaacatgCCGTCATGGCAACTCTCCAATTCAACTTTCTAACtaacttcttctcctcACTCTCAGTCCAAGTGAACTCTGGATCGAATGCAGCTCTACATTCATACCCACTACTTTCATAAAGTTCGCGGTAATACTCTGCGACTTTGGGATCCTTAAATGGATTATGGCCGAAACCCTTGGAATTCTCCACACCTGATTCAACATCGTATGTCGATACTGAAATACCTTCTTCGTTGACAATAGTCGTAGTCTTTTCAGACGATAATCTCGACATTGTATCTTTAGTTTCTTGGGTTGTGTATGCTACAAAAGAATTTAAATAATGTGAATACCAAACTACAACACTTCCCATCTCCTAACACATCTCAAACACTATCGAATTCTACTCACTTTATATCCTAATTATTGGAACTTACCTCCGACATATGTGATTCTTCGGAGTCGATGTCAAGTCTTATCAATTCTCACCAACTATTGCATATAGAGACAATGGAAGACTTGCTAGAGACTCATTTTAGCGGGACTACCAGAAATTACCACATAAAACTCTATGGAATTTACAAAATTCAGATGACTTCGCCATAAACGGCATACCATTCCATCTTCGAGCAGCAAAGAAATTAATACGAAATCTAAATTGGACCCCCATTATGGGGGTCCCTATAAACCGGTGTTTGGAACATGAGATCTTTTTTCCGAGAGTGTGTACTCTTTCCTACCTGGAGAATCACCACAGCTCTAAACAATGTCTCGCGTTTAAACTTTTTAACTTTGGagtcttttttttgacacAATTGTTGATATGTATCTGTCTTCATAAAGTCATAATGACTGTGAAATGGACGGAATGTCTCGGtactaaacaaaaaaaaaaaaaattataaactataataatatatagtCCCACCAATGATACAAGTCTCGTGGAATGACAACCTCACACTCGAAGGCCATTAATTTTTGATGTGTTGTGTGATGGACAAAAAACTATGTGTTCTGAAGCAAGATACATAATTTTTACTAAATATTTGATAACCTAATTAATTAGTTAACTGTGTTAAGAGGAAGAGCCCtcaataatatttttttttttgagaTTCTTGGATCTGGAACGGCTTTAGGTAAAGAAATAAGATAGATTGCAACCTTAATCGTTAGTTAGAGTCTATAATAATTATTACATACACTTTTACAGAATTAGATAGATTGTCTGAATTTAAAGGTGTCCAAATTCTCCCTTCATTGCCCTCTGTTTGAGATCCCACACTGccatcttttcttcttgcgGAAGCATTGCGATATCGGAATCCTGCAACTGGAGAACCTGCCTTAGTAGATCGACTTTTTCTTCGTCTAGACCGTCTTCGATGTTGTTTTCCATCGGTTCTTCCGTTTTCTGCTTGCTAGCCATTGCTAGCTGTGTTAGTTCGTCCACGCTACATACTCCGTTACTCAACAAAAGTTCTGCGACAGCGTAGCTGAGTTGTGGGGCCTCTTCGAGTAGATTGACGAAGGTTTCTTTATCGTCCTTGCAGAAAGTTTGTATTACCTTTATCAGTTCAAtttgttgatctttttgtaGCTTGCTTAGTTCACTGCTGATGCACATAGCGGGCGTTGTCATGTTGATATTCACGTCCACCCCTACAGGTAGCCAGGGGAATTTCACGTCATCTGCCATGCTGGAAGGGCCGTTTTCCTCGTCATCGCCAGGCCCAGAGTTGGCACCACTACCGTTGATACCGCTTCCAGTGGTGTAACCGCATTTCAACGACCTCGAGCCAAGCTGGTATCCATTCAAGTTTCTCACAGCACTAGCTGAAGTGGCCAAGTCTTTGAACTCTATAAAAGCATACCCCTTCGACTTACCAGTAGTCGGATCGaacatcatcttcattgcCGTTACTGGCCCGATGGTCTGGCATAGATCTAAGATTTGCTGTTCTGTCTGGTCATAAGGTATTGATCCTAAATACACTGTGCGCGATGGGTTCCCTCTGTTCATTTTAAtataaaagaaacaaaatcagTGCTTAAGTTACTTCTTGCACACCAAGCGTAGTTCAGCAACGTTTTTCCGGCGTTTCCTAGTAGCTGGATATCTTATAAACCAGGTGCACCTTTTCAATTAGAGGCTCTACTGCTATTATACTGTTTCCacttttcaaagctttCTGGATTTTTTTATGTTAACGAATTTTTCAGATTGAAAACTATTGAAAACCAAGAACAATTCTCACTGATACGACAAGTTTACACCGAATTCAAGGGCTGGAAGTGGCTTGTGGAGGATCGTATCACTGTCAGGGGTCTCAGGGAGAAGCATTTAAAGTAGCGAAACACAAAAACATTAAGAACTGGGTTTTAATATGGATACCAAAGAAGTACTAGAGGCCGTTAAAGGGCTtgagaagaacaagaacaattcGGAAGTGGTCTTAAAGATTCTACAGTCCCTAGATAAAGACTTGAAGGATGTAAACGAGAAACTTTTACGTGAGACAAAGGTGGGTGTTGTTGTGAATCAATTCAAGAAGTCCTCTAACCCAGAAATCGTGAAGCTagtaaagaagatgattctTTCGTGGAAAGAAGCTGTTGCACgtgagaagaagagtagACTGAGCGGAGCTGGAGGAGCCGGAAGCGGTGCTTCGCCATCCCCAGCAAATGCACAGAATAGCAATGAGGctgtgaagaaggaaaagtaTGTTAGCAAGGCTCCAAGAAATGCGAAGAACGATGGGGTGAAAACGGATGTTTACGGTGTTAAGATTAGAGACATGGCAGTTAAGGCTCTCTATGATGCATTGGCGAAGGAAAGCGAACATCCACCAGCTGCAATTCTAGATACAGTACTCAACATTGAGAAGGAGATGGTTGCGCTTTTCAACCCAGAAACTGACGAGAAAGGATACCGTGAAAAGTACAGAGTTATTTATTCCAATATcatttcaaagaacaatCCCGAATTAAAACACAGAATCACCAATGGAGAGATATCACCAAAGCATTTGGTTAATGCCGATCCTAAAGAACTTGCACCGGAACatctaaagaagaaacttgAGGAAATTGAGAAGCAAAACTTGTTCAATGCTCAAGGTGCAACACTAGAAAGGTCTGTCACTGATAGATTCCAGTGTGGTAAGTGTAAGCAAAGAAAGGTCTCGTACTACCAACTACAAACAAGATCTGCGGATGAACCTCTCACCACATTCTGTACGTGTGAAGTTTGCGGTAACAGATGGAAGTTCTCTTAGAATCATTAAATTATGGCTATACTGTGCTCTCCTCACCTTGTAAACCGGCTAACTCACAACATTTTAGATATGTAATCCATGTATAAAAGCTTCCCCGCAAAGTTGTAATATCAATTATAAATCATATACCGTATGGAAGACAAGCTGTATGTTATGCCAGCCTATATAACTAGAAAATGCCCTTATCTGACAAAgtcattttattttatcttcttcttttctaacAAATCATTGTTGTAGCATTTTTCCTTTACATCTTTTAAATTTTGTAGACAAGTGAGAGAAGCCTTGTTCAACTCTTTACTGCTTCTTGCATCTAAacagaaaaataaatggTTTGCTATCTCGAAATTACAATCGACACCAGTGTGCAACTATTAAGATGCTATCCCGTACCATAATCCGTTCTAGGTTTACTTCTGCAGCTTCAATTTTCGTTAGAGGCTCTACATTACGTTCGGTTCCATCACTGCAAAGCAAAAGATTTGCCTCTTCTTGGGACAAAAGTCCGGAGGACTTAGATGCTCACATCAAGGTACAGAAGTTGATGGAAGAAATCCATTCTCACCCATCTATCGTGGAGTCATTAGAGAAATTGAATACTGTTATGCGCGAGAAGAAGTTAATAGATCCGGAATCAAATGAGCCTCCAAGTATAATGCAAATGGTGAAGTTAATGATGGATAAAGACGTTAGAGAGGCCATGCAAGGCTTTAAGTCCGAGATGGAAAAGTCTGGGATACAATTAGGTCCGGACCAACTTGGCCCACTAATGAAGGTCTTAGGGAttgagaagaaatagaaacTCCAAGTTAAACCATAGCCATGTTCAAATTATTAATGTCTATACTCTTACAACATTATATGTAAATActaattaatatatattcaatacTAATTATTAAAAACATTACAGATATGGGGTTCAGATGACAATCTATTTGGCCAAGTAGGACAATAGATCCATCTTTGTGACAATATGCACAGGGGATAGACCATCGGTGATGATAGCAGCGGAGTTCTTTTCGAAGAATGAGTTTAGTTCCGTCAAGGTGGTGTTGACATCGAAACGTACGAATCTCTTCTTGTGAGATTTGTTAGCGTTGTAGGAAGAGATGTCGTCGAAGTTGTTCAACTTACGGAAGTCGTAGAACAGACCCTTAATGCTGGTAACATCCTTAGAAGTGgataatttttttagtaGTTGAGACAAGGTAACTAAACCGCACAACTTACCATCTTTAGTCAAGACTGGCAATTGGTCGAAAGAGTTGTCGGTCAAGATCTTCACTACGGTAGCAATGGAAGCATCTTCATCGACAGAAACGACTGGCTTCAAGTTCAAGTCCTTGACGGTAGCGTCTTCGAAGACATCGGTTTCCTTTTGTACGATTGGGGTAGCGATAGCATCATCCCATAGACCGTTAGTCTTCAACCATTCGTCATCAACGAACTTAGTCAAGTATGATCTGATGGAGTCTGGGAAGATGACAACGATGACATCGTCTTCGGTCAACTCTGGGTGTTCTTCACAGTATTGCACCAAAGCGGCAAATGCACTACCGGAACTACCACCAACAAGGACACCTTCGTTGGAAATCAATTGACGAGCGTACTTGAAGGATGACTTATCCTCGGTCTTGATCCAGTGGTCAACTAGGTCACGGTTCAAAACGTGTGGAACGAAGTCGTAACCGATACCTTCGACCTTGTATTCGGTAACGTCGGTTTCGTTTAGCTTTTCTGGAACGGCCAAGATGGAACCGACAGGGTCGGCACCAACAATTTGAATATCCTTGTTTTGTTCCTTGATGTATCTGGCAATACCAGAGATGGTACCACCGGTACCAGCACCAGCCACAACAGCGTTCAACTTGGAGAACAAGGACAAGTCTTGCAATTGATGGTGGATTTCCTTACCAGTACCATGGTAGTGAGCCTCAGGGTTCTTCATGTTGTTGTACTGATCCAAAATGATGGCACCAGGAATCTCCTTTTCTAATCTCTTGGCAACACCAATGTGAGACTCTGGAGAATCCcatgcagcagcagttggTGTTCTGATAATTTCAGCACCCAAAGCCTTCAAAACAGAAACCTTCTCGTTGGACATCTTCTCTGGAAGAGTGATGATGGTTCTGTAGCCCTTGATAGCACCAATTAGCGCCAAACCAATACCAGTGTTACCAGATGTTGGTTCAATCAAGGTCGATCTAGATGGATGAATTagaccttcttcttcagcagccTCAATCATAGACTTGGCGATACGGTCCTTAATGGAACCACCTGGGTTGTACAGCTCCAACTTGGCAAAAACCTTAGGCTTGATGCCCATGGCCTTTGGAAGCTTTTGCAAATGAATCAATGGAGTGTTACCGACCAAGTCGATAACATCATGGCGTGTGTCGTAACCCATTATTACTGCTATTTGATGTCTATACCTGTGTTATACCGACTATTCCAGTAAATAACACACACTGCTCAAGAGTAAGACCCTACCTTTAAACCTAACATCTCTTCCGAGAGGAATGAGAGAGATGAGTATTAGTAAAAGATAAAAACTTCATTCTAAACTCGTATCCATATTACTTTTcacaatttttcaatgcttTTTCATGAAAATCAGACAGCGCCATACAAAAAGATGGGCATCGCATGACAAGAAGCACACAGTAATGTCTTTCTACAGTGTGGGTTTGGGTGTATGCCCAACTATGACCACTATTACAAGAAATTGCTTGTTGCTATTATCTGTTAAAATTGAACAGCAAAAGCCTGCCTGTTAGGTGGCATTACGTAGTCCGTTTCTTCTCTTACTGTACATACCCATACATACCCATACGAATTCTCGTGATCAGTTAAATAATTAATTGTAaaccaaagagaaaaagacTCTTTACGAAGAAGGTATGTATATTGAAGATCCCGTTTGGCGATGGCTAAGGGAAGGTGATTCAATTCAGTGACTTTCAGCCATGGCTAGCGATGACTACCATTCACAATACGTCCGTCAATCGACACTGGCTCTAAGGCCGCTCGCTCGTTTGTTCTGCCTGTGACGGCCTTTTTCCTATTGAGATGCCTACTAGACCCAGTCTTCGCATAGCCCCATTTGGCCGGTAAAGGAggaactaaaaaaaaaaaaaaaaaaaaaaacaatgtGAATGCAATTACACGTGATCGTACAcagtttctttttctagtttcttttaaatcaaataataaaaagaaacgacCAAATTTCTTCCCAGAAAAATGTCTGGGCGGGTAACACCAAGTATTTCGATCTCTTTCTGCTCTGCCCgaaagcagcagcagagAGAAAGTCTTTCTTTGCACCTGACTTGAGATATTAGCTAGCTAGCAAGCGAAATGTTTAAAAGTATAGAGATAGGCTATTCGATAGATAGAtaggaagaaaaaaaaaaagacacaaTCCACTTGCAAATGCAAAGCTAGGCACG is from Kluyveromyces marxianus DMKU3-1042 DNA, complete genome, chromosome 2 and encodes:
- the DST1 gene encoding transcription elongation factor DST1; this encodes MDTKEVLEAVKGLEKNKNNSEVVLKILQSLDKDLKDVNEKLLRETKVGVVVNQFKKSSNPEIVKLVKKMILSWKEAVAREKKSRLSGAGGAGSGASPSPANAQNSNEAVKKEKYVSKAPRNAKNDGVKTDVYGVKIRDMAVKALYDALAKESEHPPAAILDTVLNIEKEMVALFNPETDEKGYREKYRVIYSNIISKNNPELKHRITNGEISPKHLVNADPKELAPEHLKKKLEEIEKQNLFNAQGATLERSVTDRFQCGKCKQRKVSYYQLQTRSADEPLTTFCTCEVCGNRWKFS
- the DPC13 gene encoding Dpc13p; translated protein: MLSRTIIRSRFTSAASIFVRGSTLRSVPSLQSKRFASSWDKSPEDLDAHIKVQKLMEEIHSHPSIVESLEKLNTVMREKKLIDPESNEPPSIMQMVKLMMDKDVREAMQGFKSEMEKSGIQLGPDQLGPLMKVLGIEKK
- the RNA15 gene encoding Rna15p; the encoded protein is MNRGNPSRTVYLGSIPYDQTEQQILDLCQTIGPVTAMKMMFDPTTGKSKGYAFIEFKDLATSASAVRNLNGYQLGSRSLKCGYTTGSGINGSGANSGPGDDEENGPSSMADDVKFPWLPVGVDVNINMTTPAMCISSELSKLQKDQQIELIKVIQTFCKDDKETFVNLLEEAPQLSYAVAELLLSNGVCSVDELTQLAMASKQKTEEPMENNIEDGLDEEKVDLLRQVLQLQDSDIAMLPQEEKMAVWDLKQRAMKGEFGHL
- the CYS4 gene encoding cystathionine beta-synthase CYS4; its protein translation is MGYDTRHDVIDLVGNTPLIHLQKLPKAMGIKPKVFAKLELYNPGGSIKDRIAKSMIEAAEEEGLIHPSRSTLIEPTSGNTGIGLALIGAIKGYRTIITLPEKMSNEKVSVLKALGAEIIRTPTAAAWDSPESHIGVAKRLEKEIPGAIILDQYNNMKNPEAHYHGTGKEIHHQLQDLSLFSKLNAVVAGAGTGGTISGIARYIKEQNKDIQIVGADPVGSILAVPEKLNETDVTEYKVEGIGYDFVPHVLNRDLVDHWIKTEDKSSFKYARQLISNEGVLVGGSSGSAFAALVQYCEEHPELTEDDVIVVIFPDSIRSYLTKFVDDEWLKTNGLWDDAIATPIVQKETDVFEDATVKDLNLKPVVSVDEDASIATVVKILTDNSFDQLPVLTKDGKLCGLVTLSQLLKKLSTSKDVTSIKGLFYDFRKLNNFDDISSYNANKSHKKRFVRFDVNTTLTELNSFFEKNSAAIITDGLSPVHIVTKMDLLSYLAK